A genomic region of Rheinheimera sp. MMS21-TC3 contains the following coding sequences:
- a CDS encoding TonB-dependent receptor family protein, with protein MQRKTTFRLALLASLFITASLTKVSASSPDLTNTASQAELDTHAAQTEAELIERIVVTATRTEQPWLSSPASIDTLLVTEQQPGMRTDMAEILAGIPGVQIDTRYNFAQDTRIILRGFGARAAFGVRGILMRLDGVPLSMPDGQAQTSSIFIDEPSQVEVLRGPIAAVYGNAAGGIINLQSQPAASSYMALSHAIGANDRQRSRLDAAMVKDTFSVSGHYARFRTDGDRDHASAERDQYALRGTYQLANNIELIARVDDNNAPLLQDPGSLTSEQWQQNSEQTFAGASKFNTRKSIRHRQQSLTVNQQLSHSDWQMAAWSGVRAIEQFLPFRGNDVTSSGGVIDLKRDFHGVHGQFNWRPQAFASRWQLSLGTDIERQKDTRQGFVNNFGAAGELRRDETGRVEKNDIYTLSTLALTDKLTWLAGLRLSHLSFNVSDRYIIQGVVPDDSGQTSYQETSWTSGLNYQLTSQWALFTAVGNGFETPTLTELAYRNQGTGLNPNLGPALISQYEAGVKWLSVNGNGQAQLSLFRIDSNNEIVVDQSIDGRTTYRNAAQTEREGAELSWRYQLHPALQLRGAATLMKARYRDEELNYSLNGLRIPGIADSNVFIQANYRPWHNDKIQASIVVQYRSRVATSDSNDEFAPAYMLWHASLDAKQKSADWHFSQWLRLDNILDKNYVGSVVVNQSNGRSFEPAPGRQLSAGIGVERRF; from the coding sequence GTGCAACGTAAAACGACGTTTAGGCTCGCGCTTTTAGCGAGCCTTTTTATTACCGCCAGTCTTACGAAAGTAAGTGCTTCAAGCCCCGATTTAACAAATACAGCAAGCCAAGCCGAACTTGATACTCATGCTGCTCAAACAGAGGCAGAATTGATAGAGCGTATTGTTGTTACTGCCACTCGCACTGAACAACCTTGGCTTTCTAGCCCTGCGTCTATAGACACTCTATTAGTAACCGAGCAGCAACCAGGCATGCGAACGGACATGGCTGAAATATTAGCCGGTATTCCGGGTGTGCAAATAGACACCCGTTATAACTTTGCTCAAGATACTCGGATTATTTTACGCGGTTTTGGTGCTCGGGCGGCATTTGGGGTGCGGGGCATTCTAATGCGCTTAGATGGTGTGCCGTTATCCATGCCTGACGGCCAAGCTCAAACCTCGAGTATCTTTATTGATGAACCTAGCCAGGTTGAAGTATTGCGCGGGCCTATCGCCGCCGTTTATGGTAATGCCGCCGGTGGCATTATTAACCTACAAAGCCAACCCGCCGCCAGCAGCTATATGGCGTTAAGCCATGCCATAGGTGCTAATGATCGTCAACGCAGTCGTTTAGATGCCGCTATGGTCAAAGATACATTTAGTGTAAGTGGCCACTATGCGCGCTTTAGAACGGACGGTGATCGAGATCATGCTAGTGCCGAGCGCGATCAGTATGCACTGCGTGGCACTTATCAGCTGGCTAATAATATCGAATTAATTGCCCGCGTAGATGACAACAACGCACCTTTATTACAAGATCCAGGATCATTAACCTCAGAGCAATGGCAACAAAACAGCGAACAAACATTTGCTGGTGCCAGTAAATTTAATACCCGCAAAAGTATTCGCCATCGGCAACAATCACTGACGGTTAATCAGCAATTAAGCCACTCTGATTGGCAAATGGCGGCATGGAGCGGCGTGCGTGCAATAGAACAATTTTTGCCTTTTCGAGGTAATGATGTCACGTCATCGGGTGGCGTTATTGATTTAAAGCGTGACTTTCATGGTGTGCATGGTCAATTTAATTGGCGACCGCAAGCTTTTGCATCGCGTTGGCAGCTAAGTTTAGGCACGGATATTGAGCGACAAAAAGATACACGGCAAGGCTTTGTCAATAACTTCGGTGCAGCAGGTGAGCTACGCCGTGATGAAACCGGTCGGGTTGAAAAAAATGATATTTATACTTTAAGCACTTTAGCACTAACAGATAAATTAACCTGGTTAGCAGGTTTACGCTTATCTCATTTATCGTTTAATGTTAGCGACCGCTACATTATACAAGGCGTTGTGCCAGACGATAGCGGCCAAACTAGCTACCAAGAAACCTCTTGGACTAGCGGTTTAAATTATCAATTAACCAGCCAATGGGCGCTATTTACTGCTGTTGGTAATGGCTTTGAAACGCCTACGTTAACAGAGCTGGCTTATCGCAACCAAGGCACTGGCTTAAACCCCAATCTTGGGCCAGCGTTGATCTCCCAATACGAAGCAGGTGTTAAATGGCTCAGTGTTAATGGTAATGGCCAAGCGCAATTAAGCCTGTTTCGAATAGATAGCAATAATGAAATTGTGGTTGATCAATCTATTGATGGCCGTACAACTTATCGTAATGCAGCACAAACGGAACGAGAAGGGGCAGAGTTAAGTTGGCGTTATCAGTTGCATCCCGCGCTACAGCTACGTGGTGCTGCAACACTGATGAAAGCCCGCTATCGCGATGAAGAGCTGAATTATTCACTCAACGGACTGCGTATACCGGGTATCGCTGACAGCAATGTGTTTATACAAGCTAATTATCGGCCTTGGCATAACGACAAAATACAGGCTTCAATCGTGGTCCAATATCGCTCACGCGTGGCCACATCCGATAGCAATGATGAGTTTGCGCCAGCTTATATGCTGTGGCATGCCAGCCTAGATGCTAAGCAAAAAAGCGCCGATTGGCATTTCAGTCAGTGGTTACGGCTAGATAATATATTAGATAAAAACTACGTTGGTTCGGTAGTGGTTAACCAATCGAATGGCCGCTCGTTTGAACCCGCACCCGGTCGACAGCTTAGCGCAGGCATAGGGGTAGAGCGTCGTTTCTAA
- a CDS encoding TonB-dependent receptor, giving the protein MRSKKNIPAFVLAPISVFLSTVLFAQESQQLEKVERIAVTGSHIKRIHNEDATPVLQVTAEEIAVSGKVTLTEVLRDLTINTGNSHNEQATNSFSAGSASIGLRGLSPKNTLVLVNGQRISNNGFAQNTQDTFVDLNALPLSAVERIEVLKDGASSVYGSDAIAGVVNIILRRGYQGTEVKLSAGDATEGGLKQVGAGLVTGIGDIYRDGYNITASVDYFHRERLDANERKLTRSGDFRHLPGGKLSGWSSQGGNYLAAANNPQAFENCPTGSELRAGSDFNAGYSNDVCAFNTQEYTTLQPEITRRQFSLLGTYQLTEKLQSRAEFLYSYNDASQIFGTPLTVGAGLRAYDQTSGGLVDIPVRFPVGHPNNPTAEALPFEVTLFELGPRLKDSNQIFKRVIGSFNYEGDNWDWNFTALNSSSKQREEVDNFVNRYVFERVLADGSYDFVNGNNPQSLVDELRIQTLRPGSYEISAANFTASTILANLSSGELAVAGGVDFRHEKMNAGTSEQVLSGTELRPAINLVDGKRAVWAAFAELSVPIIDNLTADLAGRYDHYDDFGSAFSPKLGVHYVFNDEWLLRGSWSRGFRAPSLPEIANSNTVSYASANDPDDPVNAGRRVGFTQFRAGNPDLQAERSKNINAGIIWSPSRRLSLGFDVYRIEQDKIIASDNVQFILDNPQLYGDRIIRDAEGRLQIITNQFRNQGVRSTSGFDLDYSYNIELGDGHQIHFNSILSHLLSYKQALVVGQHKVDGAGNNQFGVLPEWKNNTSISWRYNDWQTVVSGAFTSGYKQKIANQTSNPGLNSKIASNFRVNSQLSYAGFANTRIALSVNNLLDRDPPFDPNAGATYANISQYNVIGRTISLSVSYQL; this is encoded by the coding sequence ATGAGATCGAAGAAGAATATCCCTGCATTCGTTTTAGCACCTATTAGTGTTTTTTTAAGCACGGTATTGTTCGCTCAAGAATCGCAGCAACTGGAAAAGGTTGAACGAATTGCAGTAACAGGTTCACACATAAAACGGATACATAATGAAGATGCCACACCGGTTTTGCAGGTAACAGCTGAAGAAATTGCTGTTAGCGGTAAGGTGACATTAACGGAAGTATTGCGCGATCTGACTATTAACACTGGCAATAGTCATAACGAACAAGCGACTAACAGTTTTTCTGCAGGTTCTGCATCAATTGGCTTGCGTGGTTTAAGCCCAAAAAACACCTTAGTTCTGGTTAATGGTCAGCGTATTTCTAATAATGGTTTTGCCCAAAATACCCAAGATACTTTTGTTGATTTGAATGCCTTACCATTAAGTGCAGTAGAGCGAATAGAAGTTTTAAAAGACGGTGCATCTTCGGTTTATGGTTCTGATGCTATTGCCGGCGTAGTTAATATTATTTTACGTCGCGGATATCAAGGTACAGAGGTTAAGTTATCAGCAGGTGATGCTACTGAAGGCGGCCTGAAGCAAGTGGGCGCGGGTTTAGTAACAGGGATCGGTGATATTTACCGTGATGGCTATAACATTACTGCCTCAGTAGACTATTTTCACCGTGAAAGACTAGATGCTAATGAGCGAAAATTAACCCGTTCGGGTGACTTTAGACACTTACCTGGTGGCAAACTATCAGGTTGGAGTTCACAGGGTGGTAATTATTTAGCTGCAGCTAATAATCCGCAAGCATTTGAAAACTGCCCTACCGGTTCTGAATTACGTGCCGGTAGCGACTTTAATGCCGGCTACAGCAATGATGTATGTGCCTTTAATACTCAAGAGTATACTACGCTGCAGCCAGAAATTACTCGACGTCAGTTCTCGTTATTAGGCACTTATCAGCTAACTGAAAAACTGCAAAGTAGAGCAGAATTTTTGTATAGCTATAATGATGCGTCTCAGATTTTTGGAACACCGTTAACGGTCGGTGCTGGTTTAAGAGCTTATGATCAAACCAGCGGTGGCTTAGTGGATATTCCAGTGCGGTTTCCAGTAGGGCATCCGAATAACCCGACTGCTGAAGCCTTACCGTTTGAAGTGACACTATTTGAATTAGGTCCACGTTTAAAAGACAGTAATCAAATTTTTAAGCGTGTAATAGGTAGCTTTAATTATGAAGGTGATAATTGGGATTGGAACTTTACAGCGCTAAATTCTTCAAGTAAACAGCGCGAGGAAGTCGATAATTTTGTCAATCGTTATGTTTTTGAGCGAGTGTTAGCAGACGGTAGCTATGATTTTGTGAATGGTAATAATCCACAAAGTTTAGTTGATGAATTACGTATTCAAACATTGCGTCCTGGCAGCTATGAAATTTCTGCCGCAAACTTCACTGCAAGTACCATTTTAGCTAACTTAAGCAGTGGTGAATTAGCTGTTGCTGGTGGGGTTGATTTTCGTCATGAAAAAATGAACGCGGGTACTTCAGAGCAAGTGCTATCCGGTACCGAATTAAGGCCCGCTATTAATCTGGTTGATGGTAAGCGTGCAGTATGGGCTGCATTTGCCGAATTGTCCGTGCCAATTATTGACAATTTAACCGCAGATTTAGCCGGTCGATATGATCATTATGATGATTTTGGTAGCGCTTTTTCGCCTAAATTGGGTGTGCATTACGTGTTTAATGATGAATGGTTATTACGAGGCTCTTGGTCAAGAGGTTTTCGTGCACCGTCATTACCAGAAATTGCTAATAGTAATACTGTAAGTTATGCCAGTGCCAATGATCCTGATGATCCGGTAAATGCAGGTAGACGTGTCGGTTTTACTCAGTTTCGTGCTGGCAACCCAGATTTACAAGCTGAGCGCTCAAAGAATATTAATGCCGGCATAATCTGGTCGCCTAGCCGTCGGTTGAGTTTAGGCTTTGATGTTTATCGTATTGAACAAGACAAAATAATTGCCTCAGATAATGTGCAGTTTATTCTTGATAACCCACAGTTGTATGGTGATCGAATTATTCGTGATGCAGAAGGAAGATTGCAGATAATCACTAACCAATTTCGTAACCAAGGCGTGCGTTCAACATCTGGGTTTGATTTAGATTATAGCTATAATATAGAGTTAGGCGACGGTCATCAGATCCATTTTAATAGCATATTATCTCATTTATTAAGCTATAAACAGGCACTCGTTGTAGGCCAGCATAAAGTAGACGGCGCAGGCAATAACCAGTTTGGTGTGTTACCAGAATGGAAAAATAATACCAGTATCAGCTGGCGCTATAATGATTGGCAAACAGTAGTAAGCGGCGCTTTTACGAGTGGTTATAAACAAAAAATTGCTAACCAGACCAGTAATCCAGGCTTAAACAGTAAAATAGCCAGTAATTTTAGAGTTAACTCGCAGTTAAGTTATGCTGGTTTTGCTAATACTCGAATTGCATTATCGGTAAATAACTTACTAGATAGAGACCCGCCATTTGATCCTAATGCTGGTGCAACTTATGCTAACATTTCTCAATATAATGTTATAGGCAGGACAATTAGTTTGTCTGTTAGCTATCAGTTATAA
- a CDS encoding tRNA-binding protein — MEYIDWADFQKVDIRVGTIVEVEDFPEARRPAYKLKVDFGQEIGIKKSSAQITDLYAKEQLLGKQVLAVVNFPAKQIGPIMSECLVTGLHRPDGSVVLSTVDMELPNGTRLA, encoded by the coding sequence ATGGAGTATATTGATTGGGCTGACTTTCAAAAAGTCGATATCCGTGTTGGAACTATTGTTGAGGTTGAAGACTTCCCAGAGGCTCGTCGACCAGCTTACAAACTAAAGGTAGATTTTGGACAAGAAATCGGTATTAAAAAGTCTAGCGCTCAAATCACTGATTTATATGCGAAAGAACAACTTCTCGGTAAGCAGGTGCTAGCAGTAGTGAATTTCCCCGCAAAACAAATTGGTCCTATTATGTCAGAGTGTTTAGTCACTGGTCTGCATCGGCCTGACGGTTCTGTAGTGCTATCAACTGTGGATATGGAACTACCCAATGGAACACGGCTGGCATAA
- the phoB gene encoding phosphate regulon transcriptional regulator PhoB — MSRRVLIVEDEAAIRDMLSFVLEQNGFQVIMAADYPAALEALVEPYPDLILLDWMLPGGSGIQIAKKMKQHDITRNIPIIMLTARGEEEDKIRGLDVGADDYVTKPFSPKELMARIKAVIRRVSPTSLDDIIDIQGLNLDPVSHRVTANGKALEMGPTEFRLLHFFMTHTERVYSREQLLDHVWGTNVYVEDRTVDVHIRRLRLAISHGGHDKLIQTVRGSGYRFSVK, encoded by the coding sequence ATGTCTAGACGTGTATTGATTGTTGAAGATGAAGCTGCAATTCGTGATATGTTAAGTTTTGTGTTAGAGCAAAATGGCTTTCAAGTCATTATGGCGGCCGATTACCCAGCAGCACTAGAGGCCTTAGTTGAACCTTACCCCGATTTAATCTTACTAGATTGGATGCTGCCAGGCGGCAGCGGTATTCAAATCGCTAAAAAAATGAAGCAACACGACATTACCCGTAATATTCCTATTATTATGCTGACCGCTCGCGGTGAAGAAGAAGATAAAATTCGCGGCTTAGATGTAGGGGCTGATGATTATGTTACCAAGCCATTTTCACCTAAAGAACTAATGGCCAGAATTAAAGCTGTGATTCGCAGAGTGTCACCAACCAGCTTAGACGACATTATAGACATTCAAGGTTTAAATTTAGATCCAGTAAGCCATCGTGTAACTGCGAATGGTAAAGCACTAGAGATGGGGCCAACTGAGTTTAGGCTGTTACATTTTTTTATGACCCATACCGAGCGGGTTTACAGCCGTGAACAATTATTAGATCATGTATGGGGCACTAATGTTTATGTAGAAGATAGAACCGTAGACGTGCATATTCGCCGTTTGCGCTTAGCTATTTCGCATGGCGGGCATGATAAACTCATTCAAACCGTACGGGGCTCAGGTTACCGTTTTTCAGTTAAATAA
- the phoU gene encoding phosphate signaling complex protein PhoU codes for MSNKIGGHYSQAFDAELQQAVDRLLQMAALTQQQLTDAIAAFVEADYQRAELVVASDFRVNDFEVDIDEHCLDILVRRQPAASDLRLVLTILKSINDIERIGDLAKRVAKTLLQQPATQRPTQAQIDDIDVMGHRVLQMLQSAIASFERMDASEALKVLRTDIAIDQDYDRIVGQSISIMSADSSQVGPSMLLFVIARALERIGDHSRNICQHVIFLCKGRNVAHFTDAELQQIIEK; via the coding sequence ATGTCTAATAAAATTGGTGGCCATTACTCACAGGCTTTTGATGCAGAGTTACAACAAGCAGTTGATCGCTTACTACAAATGGCTGCTTTAACTCAGCAACAATTAACTGATGCTATAGCCGCTTTTGTAGAAGCAGATTATCAGCGTGCTGAACTAGTGGTAGCAAGTGACTTTCGAGTTAATGACTTCGAAGTTGATATAGACGAGCACTGTTTAGATATTCTGGTGCGCCGTCAGCCAGCAGCTAGTGATTTACGTTTAGTATTAACTATATTAAAAAGCATTAACGATATTGAACGTATTGGTGATTTAGCAAAAAGAGTGGCTAAAACTTTATTACAGCAACCGGCAACACAGCGGCCTACTCAGGCGCAAATAGATGATATAGATGTGATGGGCCACCGGGTATTACAAATGTTGCAAAGTGCTATTGCCAGTTTTGAACGGATGGATGCAAGTGAAGCGCTTAAGGTATTACGAACAGATATCGCTATAGATCAAGATTATGATCGTATTGTAGGCCAAAGTATAAGTATAATGAGCGCTGACAGTAGCCAAGTAGGGCCTAGCATGCTGCTATTTGTTATTGCTAGGGCGTTAGAGCGAATTGGTGATCACAGTCGCAATATTTGTCAGCATGTTATTTTTCTGTGTAAAGGCCGTAATGTTGCTCACTTTACTGATGCAGAATTACAACAAATAATCGAAAAATAG
- a CDS encoding PEP-CTERM sorting domain-containing protein produces MKQFLVNVTLSSALMFSAVSNAAIIDFAGGTAHLANGGACAASDTSSCGNVDYYEEDGFIFDFIGSNEFIGNYYGASNAVVHAHWNRGLSAMEIKKAGGGLFDLNYFILTSNTIVGGGWASGVEETYVEAWNGGVLLERMLLTPDSWGFVGINNVGSPLQNDPQIFLSANFDAVDTVKFTSASTVHGQPGHVHDAYCFGMDMFYIDQAAPIAEGVPAPATLALFGLGFMGLFSRVFRKG; encoded by the coding sequence ATGAAGCAGTTTTTAGTTAATGTAACCTTGAGTAGCGCGTTAATGTTTAGCGCCGTTTCAAATGCCGCTATTATTGACTTTGCCGGTGGCACTGCACATTTAGCCAACGGTGGAGCTTGTGCAGCATCAGATACAAGTTCGTGTGGTAATGTTGATTATTATGAAGAAGATGGCTTTATTTTCGACTTTATAGGCAGTAATGAGTTTATTGGTAATTATTACGGGGCATCAAATGCAGTTGTGCATGCTCACTGGAATCGCGGCTTATCGGCGATGGAAATTAAAAAAGCTGGTGGTGGCTTATTTGATTTAAATTATTTTATTTTAACCAGTAATACTATCGTTGGTGGCGGTTGGGCTTCAGGTGTTGAAGAAACTTACGTTGAAGCTTGGAATGGCGGCGTGCTGCTAGAGCGGATGTTATTAACGCCAGATTCTTGGGGTTTTGTTGGCATTAATAACGTAGGAAGCCCATTACAAAATGATCCGCAAATATTCTTAAGCGCAAATTTTGATGCTGTAGATACTGTTAAATTTACATCAGCTAGCACTGTTCATGGCCAACCTGGCCATGTCCATGATGCATATTGCTTTGGTATGGATATGTTTTATATAGACCAAGCAGCTCCTATCGCAGAAGGCGTGCCAGCTCCTGCCACACTCGCACTATTTGGCTTAGGGTTTATGGGCTTATTTAGTCGTGTTTTTCGTAAAGGCTAA
- the phoR gene encoding phosphate regulon sensor histidine kinase PhoR — MRQLLSKKKVYSKIALLFCVMAVVGFISNSLLPALLILSVALLLWHYHHLFILDKWLWQDRKLSPPLTEGIWGKLFEAIYYQQRKERRKQAQLYQVIRRFRDGAEALSQAIIVLNKDWSLVWSNKLAQHFIGISWPQDEGQRLHNLIRHPNFLLFIQQHNFTKTLELVSPVNEQLMLEFTVSAYGTEQYLLTIRDISQIKLLEQVRKDFVANVSHELRTPLTVLRGYLELMDDNSATNTKVWQQAQSVMLEQTKRMDGLVQQLLTLSQIEATTKVQFEPKVDVPAMLAQLKLEATSLNSEKQHKLSFSIDNSLMVMAISEELRSAFANLVSNAIKYTPAGGDIQVSWQRDNLSATFSVIDNGEGIAPQHVKRLTERFYRVDQARARNTGGTGLGLAIVKHILSRHKSRLIIASERGKGSCFSFTLPAELVLSD, encoded by the coding sequence ATGCGCCAATTGCTGTCTAAAAAGAAAGTGTACAGCAAAATAGCATTATTATTTTGTGTTATGGCTGTAGTTGGTTTCATTTCTAATAGCCTCTTGCCAGCATTACTTATTTTAAGTGTGGCACTTTTGCTGTGGCACTATCATCACTTATTTATTTTAGATAAATGGCTCTGGCAAGATAGAAAGTTATCGCCTCCTTTAACCGAAGGAATATGGGGTAAGTTATTTGAAGCTATTTATTATCAGCAACGCAAAGAGCGGCGCAAACAAGCCCAGCTATACCAAGTAATAAGGCGCTTTCGTGATGGTGCCGAAGCCTTGTCACAAGCGATTATAGTGCTTAATAAAGACTGGAGCTTGGTGTGGAGCAATAAACTGGCACAACATTTTATTGGCATAAGTTGGCCCCAAGATGAAGGCCAGCGCCTACATAATTTAATCCGCCATCCTAATTTTTTACTCTTTATACAACAGCACAACTTTACTAAGACCTTAGAGCTAGTCTCGCCAGTTAATGAACAGTTGATGCTAGAGTTTACTGTTAGCGCTTATGGTACAGAGCAGTATTTATTAACAATACGCGATATCAGCCAGATAAAGCTGTTAGAGCAAGTGCGTAAAGACTTTGTGGCTAATGTTTCTCATGAATTACGTACACCATTAACAGTGCTGCGCGGCTATTTAGAGTTAATGGACGATAATAGCGCAACCAACACCAAAGTATGGCAGCAAGCGCAGAGTGTTATGCTAGAACAAACCAAACGGATGGATGGCTTAGTACAGCAATTATTAACCTTGTCGCAAATAGAAGCGACAACTAAAGTCCAATTTGAACCTAAAGTAGATGTACCGGCTATGCTAGCGCAATTAAAGCTAGAAGCGACTAGCTTAAATAGTGAAAAACAGCATAAGCTTAGTTTTAGCATTGATAATAGTTTAATGGTGATGGCAATTAGCGAAGAGCTACGCAGTGCTTTTGCTAATTTGGTCAGTAACGCCATTAAATACACCCCAGCCGGCGGTGATATTCAGGTGAGTTGGCAACGAGATAATTTAAGTGCCACTTTTAGTGTTATCGATAATGGTGAAGGCATAGCACCACAACATGTAAAACGTTTAACCGAGCGCTTTTATCGAGTAGATCAAGCAAGAGCAAGAAACACTGGCGGTACAGGGCTAGGGCTAGCTATTGTTAAACATATTTTATCACGCCACAAGAGCCGGTTAATTATTGCCAGCGAGCGCGGTAAAGGTAGCTGCTTTAGTTTTACCTTACCGGCTGAGTTAGTTTTGAGTGATTAG
- a CDS encoding PQQ-dependent sugar dehydrogenase — MKPLTMTFLLLSLGLISLTSHADSDILKTRWADVKVDTVTSGLNHPWGLAFLGDGRMLVTERAGNLRIVAADGTIGEPISGLPEIKVRGQGGLFDLRLSPNFSQDNIIYFSYSEPETAGSEITSTAVARARLENNKLHDLKVIFSQQPKVMGGRHYGGRLAFSADGEFLFIGLGDHGHRQEDVQNLSNHTGKLVRIHPDGSVPKTNPFVHQADAKPEIWSYGHRNIQGMDIQPTTGKLWTVEHGPQGGDEVNMPQPGLNYGWPVITHGEQYGGGEVGIGFKKDGMEQPIWHWTPSIAVSGVAFYQGDQFPQWQGNLLATGLKGQQVARLEVNGDHVIHQETLNLERRIREVKIASDGSIYLLTDEPKGAILRLLAAK, encoded by the coding sequence ATGAAACCATTAACTATGACTTTCTTGCTGCTAAGTCTTGGCCTAATAAGCTTAACGAGCCATGCCGACTCGGATATCCTTAAAACCCGCTGGGCGGATGTTAAAGTAGACACAGTCACCAGTGGCCTTAACCACCCTTGGGGTTTGGCTTTTTTAGGCGATGGCCGAATGCTGGTAACTGAACGCGCGGGTAATTTACGTATTGTTGCAGCGGATGGCACTATTGGCGAGCCAATTAGTGGCTTACCAGAAATAAAAGTACGTGGTCAAGGTGGCTTGTTTGATCTTAGGCTCAGCCCTAATTTTAGCCAAGATAACATAATTTATTTTTCTTACTCTGAACCCGAAACTGCCGGCAGCGAAATAACCAGTACGGCAGTTGCAAGAGCTCGGCTTGAGAATAATAAGCTACATGATCTTAAAGTAATTTTTAGTCAGCAGCCAAAAGTAATGGGCGGTCGTCATTATGGTGGTCGACTAGCATTTTCTGCCGATGGTGAGTTTTTGTTTATCGGCTTAGGTGACCACGGCCATCGCCAAGAGGATGTACAAAATTTAAGTAACCACACTGGTAAATTAGTGCGTATTCATCCAGATGGCAGCGTGCCAAAAACTAACCCGTTTGTTCATCAAGCGGATGCAAAGCCAGAGATTTGGTCGTATGGTCATCGTAATATTCAAGGTATGGATATTCAACCGACAACAGGAAAACTGTGGACAGTAGAACATGGCCCACAGGGGGGGGATGAAGTTAACATGCCACAACCCGGTCTTAACTATGGTTGGCCCGTGATTACTCATGGCGAGCAATATGGTGGTGGCGAAGTGGGTATTGGCTTTAAAAAAGACGGTATGGAACAACCTATTTGGCACTGGACGCCGTCTATTGCCGTATCTGGGGTTGCGTTTTATCAGGGTGACCAGTTTCCACAATGGCAAGGTAACTTATTAGCTACCGGGCTTAAAGGTCAACAAGTTGCACGGTTAGAAGTGAATGGTGATCATGTTATTCATCAAGAAACATTGAACCTAGAACGACGGATACGTGAGGTTAAAATTGCCTCAGACGGCAGTATTTATTTGCTAACAGATGAACCCAAAGGCGCAATTTTACGTCTTTTAGCAGCCAAATAA
- a CDS encoding RDD family protein, which translates to MSNSESLSQPSSEFATAPQAGLWRRLAALFYDWLILIALWMLAMALGLGVVALLNSAGLISFAGYADPAAYIAAHKIWFQLYSLALFIGFYLYFWCKGGQTLGMRSWRILLVQQNGKPITLKQAAIRASTALLGLGNLWLLIRWGKDLALQDQLSKTQVIVLTKQQSSALNLYRNAR; encoded by the coding sequence ATGTCTAACTCTGAATCACTTTCACAGCCTAGTTCTGAATTTGCTACAGCGCCACAGGCCGGTTTATGGCGCCGTTTAGCGGCTTTATTTTATGATTGGTTAATTTTAATTGCCTTATGGATGCTAGCCATGGCTTTAGGCCTAGGCGTAGTGGCATTACTTAATAGCGCGGGGCTGATTTCTTTTGCTGGCTATGCTGATCCTGCAGCTTATATTGCTGCTCATAAAATTTGGTTTCAGCTGTATTCTTTAGCCTTATTTATTGGCTTTTATTTGTATTTTTGGTGCAAAGGAGGCCAAACCTTGGGCATGCGTAGCTGGCGTATTTTATTAGTGCAACAAAATGGTAAACCGATAACCTTAAAACAAGCCGCTATTCGCGCCAGTACAGCATTACTAGGCTTAGGTAATTTATGGCTATTAATACGCTGGGGTAAAGACTTAGCCTTGCAAGATCAACTAAGCAAGACTCAGGTGATTGTATTAACCAAGCAACAAAGTAGCGCCTTAAACCTCTATAGAAATGCCAGATGA